From one Gemella morbillorum genomic stretch:
- the rnmV gene encoding ribonuclease M5, with protein MKIKEIIVVEGRDDTNRVKEAVDCDTFETNGSALTKKKIERLIYLEKTRGIIVLTDPDYAGKRIRNIIEKNIPTAKHAYISNKKAVDSKGKIGIEAASKEDIIKALENYYTPMIEVKNDITNDLLLELGLVGGNTSKILREELCERLNIGYTNAKQLLNKLNMYNISRERLLDEMNKINKGHKR; from the coding sequence ATGAAGATTAAAGAAATAATCGTCGTGGAAGGACGCGATGATACGAATAGGGTTAAAGAAGCCGTTGATTGTGATACATTTGAAACTAATGGTTCTGCTTTAACAAAGAAAAAAATTGAAAGATTAATTTATTTAGAAAAGACACGAGGGATAATTGTTTTAACAGATCCTGATTATGCTGGGAAAAGAATAAGAAATATTATTGAAAAAAATATCCCGACTGCAAAACATGCTTATATTTCTAATAAAAAAGCTGTCGATAGTAAAGGGAAAATCGGGATTGAAGCAGCTAGTAAAGAAGACATTATTAAAGCATTAGAAAATTATTACACTCCAATGATAGAGGTTAAAAATGATATAACTAATGACTTATTGTTAGAGTTAGGTTTAGTCGGTGGCAATACTTCAAAAATTTTAAGAGAAGAGCTTTGTGAAAGATTAAATATAGGCTATACTAATGCTAAACAGTTGCTAAATAAATTGAATATGTACAATATAAGCCGTGAACGCTTATTAGATGAAATGAATAAAATAAATAAAGGACATAAGAGATGA
- the asd gene encoding aspartate-semialdehyde dehydrogenase, which produces MKKSKVAVLGATGMVGQRLLLLLENHPYFDVVKLAASPRSAGKKYAELMDGRWKLDQAIPEYAKELLVEDLYKIDEVADGIDMVFCAINLDKEALIKLEEDYAKREVVVVSNNSANRNKDDVPMIIPEINSAHLDVLPAQRKRLGTEKGFIVTKPNCSIQSYVPIFNALKEYGVKEASICTYQAISGSGKTFNEWPEMVENIIPYIGGEEEKSEKEPLKIFGKVVDGKIVPDDSMKLSAQCIRVPVLDGHLACVSFNLENDPGLETLIEKIKKHVPEISKHELPLAPTPFIKYYKENDRPQPVLDRNNEKGMQITVGRLREDNLFDYKFVGLSHNTLRGAAGGAVLTAELIKKLGYLD; this is translated from the coding sequence ATGAAAAAATCAAAAGTAGCTGTATTAGGAGCAACAGGAATGGTAGGTCAACGCCTATTACTATTATTAGAAAATCATCCATACTTTGATGTTGTAAAATTAGCAGCATCACCTCGTTCTGCAGGAAAAAAATACGCAGAACTAATGGATGGGCGCTGGAAACTAGACCAAGCTATTCCAGAATATGCAAAAGAATTACTAGTAGAAGACTTATATAAAATTGATGAAGTTGCTGATGGTATCGACATGGTATTTTGTGCAATCAACTTAGACAAAGAAGCATTAATCAAACTAGAAGAAGATTACGCTAAACGTGAAGTAGTTGTTGTATCTAACAACTCAGCAAATAGAAATAAAGATGATGTCCCGATGATTATTCCAGAAATTAACTCAGCACATCTTGATGTTTTACCAGCTCAAAGAAAACGTCTTGGAACTGAAAAAGGATTTATAGTAACAAAACCTAACTGTTCAATCCAAAGTTACGTTCCAATCTTTAATGCACTTAAAGAATACGGAGTTAAAGAAGCTTCAATCTGTACTTATCAAGCAATTTCAGGAAGCGGAAAAACTTTTAATGAATGGCCAGAAATGGTAGAAAACATCATTCCTTATATCGGAGGAGAAGAAGAAAAAAGTGAAAAAGAACCACTTAAAATTTTTGGTAAAGTAGTTGATGGAAAAATCGTTCCTGATGATTCTATGAAACTATCAGCTCAATGTATTCGTGTTCCAGTTCTTGATGGGCACCTTGCTTGTGTATCATTCAACTTAGAAAATGATCCAGGGTTAGAGACTTTAATTGAAAAAATTAAAAAACATGTTCCTGAAATTTCTAAACATGAACTACCATTAGCACCTACTCCATTTATTAAATACTATAAAGAAAACGATCGTCCTCAACCTGTTTTAGACCGTAATAACGAAAAAGGAATGCAAATCACAGTAGGTCGCCTACGCGAAGATAATCTGTTCGACTACAAATTTGTAGGCCTATCTCACAATACACTTCGTGGCGCTGCAGGTGGTGCTGTTCTAACAGCAGAGTTAATTAAAAAATTAGGATACTTAGATTAA
- a CDS encoding YigZ family protein: protein MKKFITIKENSYDEFVEKKSTFITHLVRVTSEEEAREFIQKMKKKHYDATHVCSCYVVGDNNEITRANDDGEPSGTAGAPMLDVLVKNEIKNVCATVIRYFGGTKLGTGGLVRAYGGGVINALKNATLVERKDALEIRLELDYSLNGKIEYEIEKTNFIVNNLEYTDKIIYTIYVMEEDYDSFQSWIANLTNGQFKILSTHEKQLEFDIKD, encoded by the coding sequence ATGAAAAAATTTATCACTATAAAAGAAAATAGTTATGATGAATTTGTTGAAAAGAAATCTACTTTTATAACACATCTTGTCAGAGTAACTAGTGAAGAAGAAGCTAGAGAATTTATACAAAAAATGAAAAAGAAACATTATGACGCTACTCATGTTTGCTCTTGTTATGTTGTTGGTGACAATAACGAAATAACACGTGCTAATGACGACGGCGAACCTAGTGGAACTGCAGGAGCTCCCATGCTTGATGTTCTTGTTAAAAATGAAATAAAAAATGTTTGTGCAACTGTTATTAGATATTTTGGTGGTACTAAGCTTGGAACAGGAGGATTAGTTCGTGCCTACGGTGGCGGAGTAATCAACGCCTTAAAAAATGCAACCTTAGTCGAACGCAAGGACGCTCTTGAAATAAGATTGGAATTAGACTATAGCCTTAACGGAAAAATAGAGTATGAAATAGAAAAAACAAATTTCATCGTAAATAATTTAGAATATACCGACAAAATAATTTATACTATTTACGTTATGGAAGAAGACTATGACTCTTTCCAAAGTTGGATTGCAAATCTGACTAACGGACAATTTAAGATACTATCAACACATGAAAAACAACTCGAGTTTGACATAAAAGACTAA
- a CDS encoding homoserine dehydrogenase, with product MKIAILGYGTVGSGVYDIITNGKTAELKNIEVKSVFARSRDKMHLATDDYNEIIEDNEISVVVECLGGIIPAYEFIKKALENKKHVVTANKAVAAKYLDEFLTLAEENNVKFIFEASVGGGIPWLVNLERTRRVDLIKRVYGIFNGTSNYILDNMYRNNAEFASTLKTAQELGYAEADPSADIDGGDVVNKIILSNALAFDIHIDNNFPTYSMRNIVKSDIDYLKKYDYAVKYIGETNVEDNKYETSVMLSIFGKDSQEAAVPLNNNIITLDGSFIGELKFFGQGAGKLPTGNAIVQDIVDIYLDVPRKDMVIKNELSYSDELTKKKYLIRTEEKLNSELIEKEEQYEGSLYIETKEITLKQLKSLVAEVEAKDEKYLVAKFH from the coding sequence ATGAAAATAGCGATATTAGGATATGGAACAGTTGGTAGTGGTGTTTACGATATTATTACTAACGGTAAAACAGCGGAATTAAAAAATATTGAAGTAAAAAGTGTCTTTGCGAGAAGTCGTGATAAGATGCATTTAGCAACAGACGATTACAATGAGATTATAGAAGATAATGAAATTTCTGTTGTTGTTGAGTGCTTAGGTGGAATTATCCCAGCTTATGAGTTTATTAAAAAAGCATTAGAAAATAAAAAGCATGTCGTTACAGCAAATAAAGCAGTAGCTGCGAAGTATTTGGACGAGTTTTTAACATTAGCAGAAGAAAATAATGTGAAATTTATTTTTGAAGCAAGTGTTGGTGGTGGTATTCCATGGTTAGTTAATCTAGAAAGAACACGTCGTGTTGATTTAATCAAACGTGTTTATGGAATTTTTAACGGAACTAGCAATTACATTTTAGATAATATGTATAGAAATAATGCAGAATTTGCTTCTACACTAAAAACTGCGCAAGAGTTAGGTTACGCAGAAGCTGATCCAAGTGCTGATATTGATGGTGGGGATGTTGTTAACAAAATAATTTTAAGCAACGCTTTGGCTTTTGATATCCATATAGATAATAATTTTCCAACATATTCTATGAGAAATATTGTGAAAAGTGACATAGATTACTTGAAAAAATATGATTATGCGGTTAAGTATATCGGTGAGACTAATGTAGAAGATAATAAATATGAAACTTCTGTTATGCTATCTATTTTCGGTAAAGATTCTCAAGAAGCAGCTGTGCCACTTAATAATAATATTATAACGTTAGATGGTTCATTTATTGGTGAATTGAAGTTCTTTGGACAAGGTGCCGGCAAACTTCCAACTGGTAATGCGATTGTACAAGATATAGTAGATATTTATTTAGATGTGCCAAGAAAAGATATGGTTATAAAAAATGAATTAAGTTATTCAGACGAACTTACTAAGAAAAAATATTTGATTAGAACGGAAGAAAAGCTTAATAGTGAATTAATAGAAAAAGAAGAACAATATGAAGGAAGCTTATATATAGAAACTAAAGAAATTACATTAAAACAGCTTAAATCTTTAGTAGCAGAAGTAGAAGCTAAAGATGAGAAATATTTAGTAGCAAAATTCCATTAA
- a CDS encoding YitT family protein, with product MENIIEFLKKYISIIIGSLIFAAGLEFFLIPNNILDGGVIGISIIARHYLGLPLGIFIFILNIPFLYLGYKQIGRGFAVASIFGISVLSLATVWLHDSTPLVTDPFLACIFGGIILGVGVGLVIRNGGTLDGSEAFSIYATKKLPISVGEMVLGINVVIFIVSGFVFTWEAALYSMISYFIASKVMDIVIEGLNDSKSVMIISSNYQVISQEIQDRLGRGVTLLHGEGGYSGHETKIIFCVITRIEESKLKKIVFKNDRSAFLSIGTVSEVSGGNFKKKDIH from the coding sequence ATGGAAAATATAATTGAATTTTTGAAAAAGTATATAAGTATAATTATAGGATCGTTAATTTTTGCTGCGGGGTTAGAATTTTTCCTAATTCCAAACAATATTCTTGATGGTGGGGTAATCGGTATTTCTATTATAGCTCGCCATTATTTAGGATTACCATTAGGGATATTTATCTTTATTCTAAATATTCCATTTTTATATTTAGGATATAAGCAAATAGGTAGGGGATTTGCTGTTGCTTCTATATTCGGTATTTCTGTATTATCTCTTGCTACAGTATGGCTTCATGATAGTACACCACTTGTAACTGATCCGTTTTTAGCGTGTATTTTCGGTGGGATTATTTTAGGAGTTGGAGTAGGTCTTGTTATAAGAAATGGTGGAACACTTGATGGAAGTGAAGCTTTTTCTATTTATGCAACGAAAAAACTACCAATCTCAGTAGGTGAGATGGTTCTTGGGATAAATGTTGTAATTTTTATTGTATCTGGGTTTGTTTTCACATGGGAAGCAGCGCTTTATTCTATGATAAGTTATTTTATCGCTTCTAAAGTAATGGATATTGTTATCGAAGGACTTAATGACTCTAAATCTGTAATGATTATTTCAAGTAATTACCAAGTAATAAGTCAAGAAATTCAAGATAGGTTAGGAAGAGGGGTAACACTTCTTCATGGAGAAGGGGGATATTCAGGACATGAAACTAAAATAATTTTCTGTGTTATTACGCGTATAGAAGAATCAAAATTAAAGAAAATTGTATTCAAAAATGATAGAAGTGCTTTTCTATCAATTGGAACAGTTAGTGAAGTAAGTGGTGGAAACTTTAAGAAAAAAGATATTCACTAG
- a CDS encoding LCP family protein encodes MDEKMSRRNRVSRSRHPHSGRSQRNNNNNKKNRSKFKTILLSILSLVLFGTVAFAGYTIYNFSSSAKKGYKETDFLKEVDPNFKKFSILILGIDENDQRKAEGQTRQDSRTDSIILATVNKEKKRMDMVSIPRDSLTLMREKADDNKNNAYFYDKITHAHSYNDVKGTVNAVENLLNTPINFYVLINFKAFEKTVDAFGGIDLYVPFDMNEQNANGEMHTVKLTKGWHTLNGEQALAFARSRYYDSDIERGQRQLQVIHALIDKAKSLNALSKINDVINIAGDNVEHNLTTTQISTAIKMFINDDIEIVSHRINGYDVMYGGVYYYYPKPLSLLYVSSALRSNLDLDLPKATDLLNIYYQGHINIGLKTYRINNLLPATRFPAVNLAAMDPADLLVNLPEQLTKEDLKNDITVSNENRPTDNSSNNKQQ; translated from the coding sequence ATGGACGAAAAAATGTCAAGAAGAAACAGAGTAAGCCGCTCTAGACATCCTCATAGCGGTCGCTCTCAACGAAATAACAACAATAATAAAAAAAATAGAAGTAAATTTAAAACTATTCTGCTATCAATTTTAAGTCTTGTGCTTTTTGGGACTGTTGCTTTTGCAGGATATACAATATATAATTTTTCATCTTCTGCTAAAAAAGGATACAAAGAAACTGATTTCCTTAAAGAAGTAGATCCTAATTTCAAAAAATTCTCTATCTTAATTCTGGGAATTGACGAAAATGATCAACGTAAAGCCGAAGGGCAAACACGTCAAGATAGCCGAACAGACTCGATTATTCTTGCAACAGTAAATAAAGAAAAAAAACGTATGGATATGGTTAGTATCCCTCGTGATTCACTTACACTTATGCGTGAAAAAGCTGATGATAACAAAAATAATGCTTATTTCTACGATAAGATTACCCACGCTCATTCTTATAATGACGTAAAAGGTACTGTTAATGCTGTAGAAAATCTACTTAATACGCCGATTAACTTCTATGTATTAATAAACTTTAAAGCATTTGAAAAAACTGTTGATGCTTTTGGTGGTATTGACCTTTATGTTCCTTTTGATATGAATGAACAAAATGCCAACGGTGAGATGCATACTGTAAAACTTACTAAAGGTTGGCATACATTAAATGGGGAGCAAGCTTTAGCCTTTGCTCGTAGTAGATATTATGATAGCGATATAGAACGTGGTCAACGTCAACTACAAGTTATTCATGCTCTTATCGATAAAGCTAAAAGTTTAAACGCCTTATCAAAAATCAATGATGTTATAAATATTGCTGGAGATAATGTAGAGCATAATCTTACTACTACACAAATCTCTACTGCAATAAAAATGTTTATTAACGATGATATTGAAATAGTATCACATCGAATTAATGGATATGATGTTATGTACGGTGGTGTTTACTACTACTACCCTAAACCATTATCACTTCTGTATGTATCTTCTGCATTAAGAAGTAACCTAGACTTAGACTTACCTAAGGCGACAGATTTACTTAATATTTACTATCAAGGACATATTAATATAGGATTGAAAACATATAGAATAAATAATCTTCTACCTGCAACAAGATTCCCAGCTGTTAATCTCGCTGCCATGGACCCTGCAGACTTATTAGTTAACTTACCTGAACAGTTAACAAAAGAAGATTTGAAAAATGACATTACAGTAAGTAATGAAAATCGTCCAACGGATAATTCTTCAAATAACAAACAACAATAA
- a CDS encoding aspartate kinase, whose translation MVKVAKFGGSSVASAEQFKKVKNIVGLDDTRRFVVVSAVGKAYKEDNKVTDLLYLCYAHTKYNINFDNIFKMIEDKFIGIKEELGLNFDIEGELAKLKSEIGKGIDEEYLVSRGEYLTGLLMAEYLDYHFVDAKDLIFYNYQGEIDFPKTQEAFDKIVREYDRVLIPGFYGSLPNGEVKIMTRGGGDVSGAIIANIANAKVYENWTDVSGILMADPRIISNPHEIKVISYSELRELSYMGASVLHEEAIFPVRDKDIPIQIKNTNAPHVEGTIISDNKQIGDKQIVTGIAGKKDFSIITIKKHHMANEVGLIARTLKIFEDFNVSIEHIPSGIDSFSVVVETSNIRPFIYELVAKIKSVIKPDEINVTHDISLIATVGENMKNSKGLSGRLFKALGEAGVNIALISQTNDEINIIVGVHNSDYEKTINTIYQEFK comes from the coding sequence ATGGTAAAAGTAGCAAAATTTGGTGGTAGTTCAGTAGCTAGCGCTGAACAGTTTAAAAAGGTTAAAAATATAGTAGGATTAGATGATACACGCCGTTTTGTAGTAGTAAGTGCGGTAGGAAAGGCATATAAAGAAGATAATAAAGTTACAGATTTATTATATCTTTGCTATGCACATACAAAATATAATATTAACTTCGACAATATTTTTAAAATGATTGAAGACAAGTTTATAGGTATTAAAGAAGAGCTAGGACTTAATTTTGATATAGAAGGAGAACTAGCGAAGTTAAAATCAGAAATTGGTAAAGGTATTGATGAAGAGTATTTGGTTAGCCGTGGAGAGTATTTGACAGGGCTTTTAATGGCTGAATACTTGGATTATCATTTTGTTGATGCAAAAGATTTAATTTTCTACAATTATCAAGGTGAGATTGATTTTCCAAAAACACAAGAGGCGTTTGATAAAATTGTTAGGGAGTACGACAGAGTTCTTATTCCAGGGTTTTATGGTAGTCTTCCAAATGGAGAAGTGAAGATAATGACACGTGGTGGGGGAGATGTTAGTGGAGCTATTATAGCAAATATTGCCAATGCAAAAGTTTATGAAAACTGGACAGATGTTTCCGGTATTTTGATGGCAGATCCTCGTATTATTTCTAATCCACATGAAATCAAGGTGATTAGTTATTCAGAACTTCGCGAATTATCATATATGGGAGCAAGCGTGCTACATGAAGAAGCAATTTTCCCGGTTCGTGATAAAGATATTCCTATCCAAATTAAAAATACAAATGCCCCTCATGTTGAAGGAACAATTATTAGTGATAACAAACAAATCGGAGATAAACAGATTGTTACGGGAATTGCAGGGAAAAAAGATTTTTCAATTATAACAATTAAAAAGCATCATATGGCTAATGAAGTGGGCTTAATCGCGAGAACGTTGAAAATCTTTGAAGATTTTAATGTTAGTATTGAGCATATTCCAAGTGGAATAGATTCATTCTCGGTTGTAGTAGAGACTAGTAATATACGTCCGTTTATCTATGAGCTTGTTGCAAAAATAAAAAGTGTTATAAAACCTGATGAAATAAATGTTACCCATGATATTTCGTTAATTGCGACAGTAGGGGAAAATATGAAAAACTCTAAAGGATTATCTGGGCGTTTATTTAAAGCATTAGGAGAAGCGGGTGTAAATATCGCACTAATTTCACAAACTAATGATGAGATTAATATTATTGTCGGCGTTCATAATAGTGACTATGAAAAAACAATAAATACTATATATCAAGAATTTAAATAA
- the thrC gene encoding threonine synthase produces the protein MFYESTRDKNRKINPSKAILQGLSEEGGLFVLRNLGEKKLDLNNLIDKNYYQVAEAVLKLFIDFTDEEIKNCVENAYHGKFSHEKITPLVELSDGYVLELFKGPTSAFKDVGLSLLPQLTKTALTKVNDKNDILILTATSGDTGKAALEGFKDVDRTKIMVFYPNDGVSVVQKTQMQTQEGKNTKVCAIHGNFDDAQSGIKELFVDNEFKKQLLEKNIKLSSANSINIGRLIPQVVYYVVAYLDLVNNKKINLRDKVNFVVPTGNFGNILAGYYAEQIGLPINKLICASNNNNVLYDFLTTGVYDKNRDFLKTVSPSMDILISSNLERLLYYVSGRDNEYIARLMNDLKETGRFEVTPEILSIIKEKFQAGYTTDEDTKEIIKKIYNKDNYLLDTHTAVAYKVLLDNLDKNHANIVLSTASPYKFTESVYSSLNTPSNEDEFTLMEKLHEQTKVDIPENLQGLDKKEIRHKDVINKEDMKKYILEKLGEL, from the coding sequence ATGTTTTACGAAAGTACGAGAGATAAAAATAGGAAAATAAATCCTAGTAAAGCCATTCTTCAAGGACTTAGCGAAGAAGGTGGTTTATTTGTTTTAAGAAATCTAGGAGAAAAAAAATTAGATTTAAACAACTTAATAGACAAAAATTATTATCAAGTGGCAGAAGCTGTATTAAAACTTTTTATTGATTTTACAGATGAAGAAATTAAAAATTGTGTAGAAAATGCCTATCATGGAAAATTTTCTCATGAAAAAATTACACCATTAGTAGAACTAAGTGATGGATATGTCCTTGAGTTATTCAAAGGGCCAACGAGTGCTTTCAAAGATGTTGGATTATCACTTTTACCACAACTTACTAAAACAGCCTTAACAAAAGTTAACGATAAAAATGACATACTTATCTTAACGGCAACAAGTGGCGATACTGGTAAGGCCGCATTGGAAGGTTTCAAAGATGTAGATAGAACGAAAATTATGGTATTCTACCCTAACGACGGAGTAAGTGTAGTTCAAAAGACTCAAATGCAAACACAAGAAGGAAAAAATACAAAAGTTTGTGCCATTCATGGAAACTTCGATGATGCTCAAAGTGGTATTAAAGAATTATTTGTAGATAATGAGTTCAAAAAACAACTACTAGAAAAAAATATAAAACTATCTAGTGCAAACTCAATCAATATCGGTCGACTTATTCCTCAAGTAGTTTACTATGTAGTGGCTTATCTTGATCTAGTTAATAATAAGAAAATAAACCTAAGAGATAAAGTGAATTTCGTAGTACCTACCGGAAACTTTGGTAATATTTTAGCTGGTTACTATGCAGAGCAAATAGGTTTACCTATTAATAAACTAATTTGTGCAAGTAACAATAACAACGTACTATACGACTTTTTAACTACAGGCGTATATGATAAAAATCGTGATTTCCTTAAAACAGTTTCACCAAGTATGGACATTCTTATTTCAAGTAACTTGGAAAGACTACTTTACTATGTAAGTGGACGTGATAATGAATATATAGCACGTCTTATGAACGACTTAAAAGAAACTGGACGTTTCGAAGTTACACCAGAAATTCTTTCTATTATAAAAGAAAAATTCCAAGCAGGATATACTACTGACGAAGATACAAAAGAAATTATTAAGAAAATATACAATAAAGATAATTATCTACTTGATACACATACTGCTGTTGCTTATAAAGTATTATTAGACAATTTGGATAAAAATCATGCTAATATCGTCTTATCAACAGCATCTCCATACAAATTCACAGAAAGTGTATATTCTTCATTAAACACTCCTTCTAACGAAGATGAATTTACTTTAATGGAAAAATTACACGAACAAACTAAAGTAGATATTCCTGAAAATCTACAAGGTTTAGATAAAAAAGAAATTAGACATAAAGATGTAATTAATAAAGAAGATATGAAAAAATACATATTAGAGAAATTAGGTGAACTATAA
- the mutM gene encoding bifunctional DNA-formamidopyrimidine glycosylase/DNA-(apurinic or apyrimidinic site) lyase — MPELPEVENIKLGLVDQVLNKKIVGISYSEIVKLGHSQNKMTIIKQDLDYFANNVINKNIEGLTRRGKYLYFTLSNGYIIAHFGMTGAFFVVKDIAEITNKNYYNHRHIIFELDTKEKLVYSDIRRFGELRYTDEINLFKPFIDLAPEPFSQTAKSYFLEKLELPKYKNQPIKALLLEGNVFCGCGNIYDCEVLYRQKIHPLTKASELTKKQKENLFDELVNILTFAIEQGGSTISDFVHSDGGEGNMQNFHQIYGKKTCPLGHKTDNVVIKTRASHFCPICQKKK; from the coding sequence ATGCCAGAATTGCCAGAGGTTGAAAATATAAAATTAGGGCTTGTAGACCAAGTTTTAAACAAAAAAATAGTAGGAATAAGTTACTCAGAAATAGTAAAATTAGGCCATAGTCAAAATAAAATGACTATAATAAAGCAAGACTTAGACTATTTTGCTAATAATGTTATAAATAAGAATATAGAAGGATTAACTCGTAGAGGAAAATATCTATATTTTACGTTAAGTAATGGTTATATCATTGCGCATTTTGGTATGACTGGAGCATTTTTTGTTGTAAAAGATATTGCAGAAATCACGAATAAAAATTACTATAATCATCGTCATATTATTTTTGAGTTAGATACTAAAGAAAAGTTGGTTTACAGTGATATACGCCGTTTTGGAGAATTGCGATATACAGATGAAATAAATCTGTTTAAACCGTTTATTGATTTAGCACCGGAACCTTTCTCGCAGACTGCAAAGAGTTATTTCTTAGAAAAATTAGAGTTACCTAAGTATAAAAATCAACCTATAAAGGCATTGTTACTAGAAGGAAATGTATTTTGCGGTTGTGGCAATATTTATGATTGTGAAGTTTTATATCGTCAAAAGATTCATCCGCTAACTAAGGCTTCTGAGCTTACGAAAAAACAAAAAGAAAACCTTTTTGATGAACTGGTAAATATATTAACTTTTGCGATAGAGCAAGGAGGCTCTACTATTTCAGACTTTGTTCATTCTGATGGCGGTGAAGGAAATATGCAAAACTTTCATCAAATCTATGGTAAAAAAACTTGTCCTTTAGGGCACAAGACGGATAACGTTGTTATAAAAACACGTGCTAGTCATTTTTGTCCGATTTGTCAAAAGAAAAAATAA
- a CDS encoding NAD(P)H-dependent oxidoreductase: MKILQILCHPDYDNNNRIANLLANLGEKELRKNNFIDIETLNLYNPECYIPIMDKNMFNYDGKELTKGEQQDKLRQKELLKQWKNAEAIFIYMPLHNFNVVSKFKDYIDNIMIVNETFKCEVETMLGLDNPDKQVTFILTSGGEFDSHIQYINLDFTVQYVRGILSLLGIEKMKLIRVQGLDLAHNNKDAIVEKSKEELKSWIAEFSKNNN; the protein is encoded by the coding sequence ATGAAAATATTACAAATACTTTGTCATCCAGATTATGATAATAACAATAGAATAGCTAATTTATTAGCAAATCTTGGAGAAAAAGAACTTAGAAAAAATAATTTTATAGATATTGAAACTTTAAACTTATACAATCCAGAATGCTATATTCCTATAATGGATAAAAATATGTTTAATTATGATGGTAAGGAGCTAACTAAAGGCGAGCAACAGGACAAACTTCGTCAAAAAGAGTTACTTAAACAGTGGAAAAATGCGGAAGCTATTTTTATTTATATGCCGCTTCATAATTTTAATGTAGTGTCGAAATTTAAAGATTATATCGATAATATTATGATAGTTAATGAAACTTTTAAATGCGAAGTAGAAACAATGTTAGGTCTAGATAATCCTGATAAGCAGGTTACGTTTATTTTAACTAGTGGAGGGGAATTTGATAGTCATATACAATATATCAATTTAGATTTTACAGTTCAATATGTTCGTGGAATACTGAGCCTTCTAGGTATTGAAAAAATGAAGTTGATTCGTGTTCAAGGTCTGGACTTAGCGCATAATAACAAAGATGCAATAGTAGAGAAATCAAAAGAAGAACTAAAATCTTGGATAGCTGAATTTTCAAAGAATAATAATTAG
- the thrB gene encoding homoserine kinase, which produces MAKVRVPATSANVGCGFDSLGIALNLYTTFDFELLEDGVEFIGFEERFANENNLVYKSLLFTLDRLGKNISGVKISIQNDVPISRGLGSSSTCVVGGIYGAYLLTNTPIDRQEIFTIANDIEGHPDNVSPAIFGNLSASCTTDNKEAVTVTYNVDERFNFLALIPNFETSTEEARKVMPKEILLKDALYSLSRLGAVVKAFETYDLSLLKKVMGDKIHEPYRKEIIHEYDEVRNICQEIDSSAFFISGSGSTLMNIIADKNNIEKIKTKLAKLKYKWQPILLKVDTKGTLVLD; this is translated from the coding sequence ATGGCAAAAGTAAGAGTACCTGCTACATCGGCAAATGTTGGTTGTGGCTTTGATAGCTTGGGTATTGCATTAAATCTTTACACAACCTTTGACTTCGAATTGCTAGAAGATGGTGTCGAATTCATTGGATTTGAAGAACGCTTCGCCAACGAAAACAATTTAGTTTATAAGTCCCTTCTTTTCACATTAGATAGACTTGGAAAAAATATTTCTGGCGTAAAAATTTCTATTCAAAATGATGTCCCTATTTCGCGTGGTTTAGGTAGTAGTTCAACTTGTGTTGTCGGAGGTATTTATGGAGCATACTTACTTACAAATACACCAATAGATAGACAAGAAATCTTTACTATCGCTAATGATATAGAAGGCCATCCTGATAACGTATCACCTGCAATTTTCGGTAACTTAAGCGCTTCTTGCACAACCGATAATAAAGAAGCGGTAACCGTTACTTACAATGTTGACGAACGCTTTAACTTTTTAGCACTTATTCCAAACTTTGAAACTTCAACAGAAGAAGCTCGCAAAGTTATGCCGAAAGAAATATTGCTAAAAGATGCTTTATACTCACTATCACGCTTAGGTGCAGTAGTTAAAGCATTTGAAACTTATGATCTTAGTTTGCTAAAAAAGGTTATGGGCGATAAAATTCATGAACCTTACCGCAAAGAAATTATTCATGAATACGACGAAGTACGCAATATCTGCCAAGAAATAGATAGCTCAGCATTCTTTATCTCAGGCAGTGGCTCAACACTTATGAACATTATTGCTGATAAAAATAATATAGAAAAAATTAAAACGAAACTTGCCAAACTTAAGTATAAATGGCAACCTATACTACTAAAAGTAGATACGAAAGGAACTCTAGTATTAGATTAA